Proteins encoded by one window of Akkermansia muciniphila ATCC BAA-835:
- a CDS encoding AAA family ATPase: MSRHIYLPELLSINIKNYTLYPNGLDYTFDFVKGVNLVLGGNGMGKTTFVNIIRYAILGLYKKPFGYTRTYQGNIIEKRQLFPQKYFSNRMDDSIHTDASPTVSISMKINNVTVDLTRDLSSITLTKLKVDGTEVFGTLINQFSYEKLSDAAKVNMLPYLYEKIIKTNTNLEFDDLIFFVNEVLFFGEDHKTILWNDGGFFPDVQSELFNKYFNDPVLDKKRQEAIRKAKYFDSLSRHSSEDMRAINKVLGKMKDTSPSADHSTANQGNTALILIDLKGKLAGMDAKLASIQKERASKSQDISLLQNEINKISLSANDMDKQLKQIEEQLNNHIWETLHPSYHVFIKNIQLNHICPMCNQPNDELVEKVANDSNSCFACGSSINENTETDTILRKRFDEISTHRKTLYQSINTKKQTIQNIEQQIINSDTEFTKIELERRTIQQQIRELEYENAMSDNSQNSIQPFLDEVNRLTQQKEAYQKQRDEQYNIVTSISNEIEDVITANVHAFSSIFAQYAGKFLGVPCELTYIKQTGDTNKRFYPVIDGKVRFYEEEMSESQRFFVDHSFRMSILTFFYRTPSFYIVETPDSSLDISYERNAASVFAEFLKKPNSLIITSNLNNSLFIEHLLDQENVDLGIVGLLDIAKQSTIQNTSEQLKSIYHHIKNRLELC, translated from the coding sequence ATGAGTAGACACATTTATCTGCCAGAGCTATTGAGTATAAATATTAAGAATTATACTTTATACCCCAACGGTTTGGATTACACCTTTGATTTTGTTAAAGGCGTCAATCTTGTGCTAGGTGGTAATGGCATGGGGAAAACTACTTTTGTCAACATTATTCGATATGCAATTCTTGGGTTATACAAAAAGCCTTTCGGATATACTCGTACATACCAAGGAAATATTATAGAAAAACGCCAACTGTTTCCGCAAAAGTATTTCAGCAATCGCATGGATGACAGCATTCACACGGATGCTTCTCCTACCGTATCAATTAGCATGAAGATAAACAATGTTACAGTTGATTTGACAAGAGATTTATCCTCCATAACCTTAACCAAACTTAAGGTTGATGGAACAGAAGTATTTGGCACCTTAATCAATCAGTTTAGCTACGAAAAATTATCTGATGCTGCAAAAGTTAATATGTTGCCTTATCTATATGAGAAAATCATTAAGACTAATACAAATTTAGAATTTGATGATTTAATATTTTTCGTAAACGAGGTACTTTTTTTCGGAGAAGACCACAAGACCATCCTTTGGAATGATGGTGGCTTCTTCCCTGATGTACAAAGCGAACTATTTAACAAATATTTCAATGACCCTGTTCTCGACAAGAAACGGCAAGAAGCTATTAGAAAAGCTAAATATTTTGATAGTTTGTCTCGTCATAGTTCAGAAGACATGAGAGCTATTAATAAGGTTCTTGGCAAAATGAAGGATACTTCTCCGTCAGCCGACCACTCAACAGCTAATCAAGGGAACACTGCACTTATTCTTATTGATTTAAAGGGAAAGCTTGCAGGAATGGACGCCAAACTGGCATCCATACAAAAAGAACGTGCTTCTAAAAGTCAAGACATATCACTATTGCAGAATGAAATCAACAAAATAAGTTTATCTGCAAATGATATGGATAAACAGTTAAAACAAATAGAGGAGCAACTAAATAACCATATATGGGAGACTCTACATCCTTCATATCATGTTTTCATAAAGAACATTCAGCTGAACCACATCTGTCCGATGTGCAATCAGCCAAATGATGAATTGGTTGAAAAAGTTGCAAATGACTCAAATAGTTGTTTTGCTTGTGGCTCTTCAATTAATGAAAACACAGAAACGGATACAATATTAAGAAAACGTTTTGATGAGATAAGCACACATAGAAAAACATTATATCAGTCTATTAATACCAAGAAGCAGACAATACAAAATATAGAGCAACAAATCATTAACTCAGATACAGAGTTTACTAAGATTGAATTGGAAAGAAGAACGATTCAGCAACAAATCAGGGAACTGGAGTATGAAAATGCTATGTCTGATAATAGTCAAAATTCCATTCAACCATTCCTAGATGAAGTAAATCGTCTGACCCAACAAAAAGAGGCATACCAAAAACAACGTGACGAGCAGTATAATATCGTGACTTCTATTTCAAACGAAATAGAAGATGTTATAACAGCTAATGTTCATGCGTTTTCCTCGATTTTTGCCCAATACGCAGGAAAGTTTTTAGGTGTACCTTGCGAGCTGACATACATCAAACAAACTGGAGATACAAACAAGCGTTTTTATCCTGTTATTGATGGGAAAGTCCGGTTTTACGAAGAAGAAATGTCAGAATCACAAAGATTCTTTGTGGATCATTCTTTTAGAATGAGTATTCTTACATTCTTCTATAGGACTCCGTCTTTTTATATAGTTGAGACACCGGACAGTAGTTTGGATATATCATACGAAAGGAATGCTGCAAGCGTTTTTGCTGAATTCCTAAAGAAGCCCAACTCATTAATCATAACATCAAACCTGAACAATAGTTTATTTATTGAGCATTTATTGGATCAGGAAAATGTTGATCTTGGTATTGTTGGGTTATTGGATATTGCAAAACAATCTACTATACAGAACACAAGTGAGCAATTAAAATCAATCTATCATCATATTAAAAACAGATTGGAATTATGCTAG
- a CDS encoding ATP-binding protein yields MLTASQILDLVKGGEGYNVDFKRSVPSKVRELFEEVAGFANAAGGYVLIGVSDDNKIIGAEIDNNKRSAIQDTIGEISPALHCVFYPMDVDGKKIWVVDVPSGKDKPYIAGGVIYVREGANCQKLRTAEEIRAFFAECSKIFYDAIPCKWFGIDEDIDSHNFRSFLEKSHLSEDLPIRQLFDNLELTTDDGRVKNAAALFFGKEPERKFAHAVVRCLRFKGFDKVHIIDDKTFGGPLYQQYLNTLSWIESKLEVEYIIEGTGPRKEIWEIPLDVFKESVMNAICHRDLYEEGATVMVEVYDDRVEISNPGGLLPIVAENFGEKSMSRNPLIFGLFTRMQLVEKVGSGIPRMRRLMKEAGLPEPEFDNKGFFTVTFMKRTKSLRTTDDKLNDRLNDRINSREKQVLLILSKTPGLRTNELSTMIEVCVPTLSRTLKNLISLGLIEYRGAKKTEDII; encoded by the coding sequence ATGTTAACGGCATCTCAAATACTTGACCTTGTAAAAGGAGGCGAAGGCTACAATGTGGACTTCAAACGCAGTGTGCCTTCAAAAGTAAGAGAACTATTCGAGGAAGTGGCTGGTTTTGCTAATGCCGCCGGAGGTTATGTTCTCATTGGTGTTAGTGATGACAACAAGATTATAGGCGCCGAGATAGACAATAATAAGCGTTCAGCAATCCAAGACACCATCGGTGAAATTTCTCCTGCCCTGCATTGCGTCTTTTATCCGATGGATGTTGATGGTAAGAAGATATGGGTTGTTGATGTGCCAAGCGGTAAGGACAAACCTTACATCGCCGGAGGCGTGATATATGTAAGAGAGGGTGCCAACTGCCAAAAGTTGAGAACGGCTGAAGAAATACGGGCTTTCTTTGCCGAATGTTCAAAGATATTTTATGATGCCATTCCATGCAAATGGTTTGGCATTGACGAGGACATAGACAGCCATAATTTCCGTTCCTTTCTTGAAAAATCTCACCTATCTGAAGATTTACCGATTCGACAATTATTCGACAACCTGGAACTAACAACCGATGATGGACGAGTGAAGAATGCCGCTGCTCTTTTCTTCGGCAAAGAGCCGGAGAGGAAGTTTGCTCATGCTGTCGTAAGATGTTTGAGATTCAAAGGTTTTGACAAGGTCCACATCATAGATGACAAGACTTTTGGAGGACCACTATATCAGCAGTATCTCAATACTCTCTCGTGGATTGAGAGCAAACTTGAAGTAGAGTACATCATCGAAGGTACGGGGCCACGAAAAGAAATATGGGAGATACCGCTGGATGTTTTCAAGGAGTCGGTTATGAACGCCATCTGTCATCGCGACCTGTATGAAGAGGGTGCGACAGTGATGGTTGAAGTATATGATGACCGGGTTGAGATTTCCAATCCCGGAGGTCTTCTTCCCATTGTTGCAGAAAACTTCGGAGAAAAGAGTATGAGCCGGAATCCACTTATTTTCGGACTATTCACAAGAATGCAGCTTGTTGAGAAAGTAGGCTCCGGCATTCCCCGTATGCGCCGCCTTATGAAAGAAGCTGGTCTGCCTGAACCCGAATTTGACAACAAGGGCTTCTTTACCGTTACTTTTATGAAGCGAACCAAGTCCCTAAGAACCACCGATGATAAACTAAATGATAGATTAAATGATAGGATAAATTCACGAGAGAAACAAGTTCTTCTGATTTTATCTAAAACTCCTGGTCTAAGGACCAATGAGTTGTCTACAATGATAGAAGTCTGTGTCCCTACGTTGTCTCGCACATTGAAGAATCTAATCAGTCTAGGCTTGATAGAATATCGTGGAGCAAAAAAAACGGAGGATATTATATAA
- a CDS encoding CatA-like O-acetyltransferase — protein MKKKIEISSWPRKSHYEYFQTFDCPMFSITSPVRVDALYRYAKREGVSFFILCLFVLLKALNRVPQLRQRVEEGDVWEYESVDALVPVLAADGEFTQILVEYRMELSDFLKHAVPLVQAAKLAPAQANPCHRADIAVFSCLPWIPFTQVASAYRVFRGQYFPLIHWGKMEADASGRMVMPVAIQANHVLVDGVHVGRFYGILEELCGNQFC, from the coding sequence ATGAAAAAGAAAATAGAAATCTCTTCCTGGCCTCGAAAGTCTCATTATGAGTATTTCCAGACGTTTGACTGCCCCATGTTTTCCATTACGTCCCCGGTCCGGGTGGATGCCCTGTACCGTTATGCGAAACGGGAGGGGGTTTCCTTTTTCATTTTGTGCCTGTTTGTGCTGCTGAAGGCGTTGAACAGGGTGCCCCAGCTGCGCCAGCGGGTGGAGGAAGGGGATGTATGGGAGTATGAGTCCGTGGATGCCCTGGTTCCAGTGCTGGCTGCGGATGGAGAATTCACTCAGATTTTAGTGGAATACCGGATGGAGTTGTCTGATTTCCTGAAACATGCCGTTCCTCTTGTGCAGGCTGCCAAACTTGCTCCCGCCCAGGCGAATCCGTGCCATAGGGCGGATATCGCCGTATTCAGCTGCCTGCCGTGGATTCCATTCACACAGGTGGCCAGCGCCTACAGAGTGTTTCGGGGACAATACTTTCCCCTCATCCATTGGGGGAAGATGGAGGCGGATGCTTCCGGCAGGATGGTGATGCCCGTGGCCATTCAGGCAAACCATGTGCTGGTGGACGGGGTGCATGTGGGCCGTTTTTACGGTATTCTGGAAGAATTGTGCGGAAATCAATTCTGTTAA
- a CDS encoding ABC transporter permease: protein MFKLIWRDLRANPGRMAVSVFAILVSVSLIVWMMGSYDTLVREFDNDAEAYMGNYDLCLVPESPKGPLPPGQYPQFRDPELPARLAASPLVETVNAACQVPRLQIGCGNERGSFDEQTRDRMGIPPQSPILVGNHAVECPYELKEGIWPDMASSSAMEGVLGSGSAKYFSAGVGTVMNVRVGTHVYDVKIVGIVKQAKATPGVIMGPGGMSGPAFSSLFVPVKVCEKITGQPFAPNLIYVQLKEGVDKKEFAENFRQELVQASAAVADTDSIIRRLSSDRAVRSQKDSAEMSVWLVLFSCIFIIFTTLSIGVSERARRLALMRALGLGRMQIALLIAGEGIFLCIPALLGGLAAGFFLVYLLEEGSASVPVLTWSTVLTAAVCAVGGALLASIIPAWRASRQSPLEAAVPSSGFIGKVSRVPVWSVVAGLACVCLQPAALLLPGLEVETRKWIFFWLGYPGLVAGALFLAPTFVRVTEWAGAWITGFLLHVPHSFLKMQLSRNLSRSVGTAVSMSVGLSLFVGVQTWGYSMLVPFSPDTSTPGTLVSFLHTEFKSADVPELMARPSLRNSRMYPIYVDEPDIAPAQMKSPGFSGMRNRSIVLAGIPVAEMAGGSHPLFNPVFVSGNPQEAYAMLESTRSLLIPDTFARTVGLKVGDDLMLVNPSSRERRSGNEPSAGIRGRGRGGAVRGEPWKVAGIVSFPGWHWLTKTSGMRVRRGGFVAALAIADERWLKEEYAHQGFQFIWGDTAPGISNVELQNDLGEYALMKVREQENGGEGAKPLVKALTRESLGGSVTSRGDDVIFTMSKLPIIMMVIAVLAVLNTVLASVQSRRREFGLMRAVGVPGGMVMRMLWAETLMVSLCSVVMSLVLGVLGAWCSIQILEYGYHFGVVTPPVTMPWAHLACAVLLVLSLSSLACLLPAWRMKHASVTDLLSVREG, encoded by the coding sequence ATGTTCAAACTGATTTGGAGGGATCTGCGCGCCAACCCCGGCCGAATGGCTGTCAGCGTGTTCGCCATCCTTGTCTCCGTCAGCCTCATTGTATGGATGATGGGGAGCTATGATACGCTGGTCAGGGAGTTTGACAATGATGCGGAGGCCTATATGGGGAATTATGACCTCTGCCTGGTGCCGGAGTCTCCCAAAGGGCCCCTTCCTCCCGGACAGTACCCGCAGTTCCGTGACCCGGAGCTGCCCGCCCGTCTGGCCGCCTCTCCCCTTGTGGAAACGGTGAACGCCGCGTGCCAGGTGCCGCGCCTCCAAATCGGCTGCGGAAATGAGCGGGGCAGCTTTGACGAGCAGACGCGCGACCGCATGGGAATTCCTCCCCAGAGCCCCATCCTGGTGGGAAACCATGCTGTGGAGTGTCCTTATGAATTGAAAGAGGGAATTTGGCCGGATATGGCTTCCTCCTCAGCCATGGAGGGGGTGCTGGGCAGCGGAAGCGCCAAATATTTCAGCGCGGGAGTGGGGACTGTCATGAACGTGCGCGTGGGAACGCATGTGTACGACGTAAAGATTGTGGGCATCGTCAAGCAGGCCAAGGCCACCCCCGGCGTCATTATGGGGCCGGGCGGCATGTCCGGCCCGGCTTTTTCCTCCCTTTTTGTGCCCGTGAAGGTATGCGAGAAAATTACGGGGCAGCCTTTTGCCCCTAATTTGATTTACGTTCAGCTCAAGGAAGGGGTGGACAAAAAGGAATTTGCTGAGAATTTCCGGCAGGAGCTGGTCCAGGCTTCCGCTGCGGTGGCGGATACGGATTCCATCATCCGGCGGCTTTCCAGCGACCGGGCCGTCCGTTCACAGAAGGATAGCGCGGAAATGTCCGTCTGGCTTGTCCTGTTTTCCTGTATTTTCATTATTTTCACAACGTTGAGCATTGGCGTCAGCGAACGTGCCCGCAGACTGGCCCTGATGCGTGCTCTGGGGCTGGGGCGCATGCAAATTGCACTGCTGATTGCAGGGGAGGGGATTTTTCTGTGCATTCCGGCATTGCTGGGAGGGTTGGCCGCAGGCTTTTTCCTGGTGTACCTGCTGGAGGAAGGCTCTGCCTCTGTACCCGTGCTGACCTGGTCCACAGTATTAACCGCCGCCGTATGCGCTGTGGGCGGGGCCTTGCTGGCTTCCATTATTCCTGCGTGGCGCGCTTCCCGCCAGTCTCCGCTGGAAGCGGCCGTTCCTTCCTCCGGATTCATCGGGAAGGTGAGCCGTGTTCCTGTGTGGTCTGTCGTGGCGGGCCTCGCATGCGTGTGTCTTCAGCCTGCGGCCCTGCTGTTGCCGGGCCTGGAGGTAGAAACGCGCAAATGGATATTTTTCTGGCTGGGTTACCCCGGCCTGGTAGCCGGTGCGCTGTTTCTGGCCCCCACCTTCGTGCGCGTGACGGAGTGGGCCGGGGCATGGATTACCGGATTTCTGCTGCACGTTCCGCATTCTTTCCTGAAAATGCAGCTCAGCCGCAACCTCAGCCGTTCCGTGGGAACTGCCGTATCCATGTCTGTGGGCCTCTCTCTTTTTGTGGGGGTGCAGACATGGGGCTATTCCATGCTGGTTCCTTTTTCCCCGGATACGTCAACACCCGGAACCCTGGTTTCCTTCCTGCATACGGAGTTCAAATCTGCGGATGTTCCGGAGCTGATGGCGCGCCCCAGCCTGCGGAATTCCCGAATGTATCCCATCTACGTGGATGAACCGGATATTGCTCCGGCACAGATGAAAAGCCCCGGTTTTTCCGGGATGCGCAACCGTTCCATCGTACTGGCCGGCATTCCCGTGGCGGAGATGGCCGGGGGGAGCCATCCGCTGTTCAACCCCGTGTTTGTTTCCGGAAATCCGCAGGAGGCTTATGCCATGCTGGAATCCACCCGTTCTCTCCTGATTCCGGACACGTTTGCACGGACGGTGGGGTTGAAGGTCGGGGATGACTTGATGCTGGTTAATCCGTCTTCCCGGGAACGCCGTTCCGGAAATGAGCCCTCTGCCGGTATTCGCGGCCGGGGCAGGGGTGGCGCCGTACGGGGAGAACCCTGGAAGGTGGCGGGAATAGTTTCCTTCCCCGGCTGGCATTGGTTGACCAAGACCAGCGGAATGCGCGTGCGCCGCGGGGGTTTTGTTGCCGCTTTGGCGATTGCCGATGAACGCTGGCTCAAAGAGGAATACGCTCATCAGGGATTCCAGTTTATCTGGGGGGATACTGCTCCGGGGATCAGCAACGTGGAACTTCAGAACGACCTGGGGGAATACGCCCTGATGAAGGTGCGGGAGCAGGAAAACGGAGGGGAAGGCGCCAAGCCTCTGGTGAAGGCCCTGACCCGGGAAAGCCTGGGAGGAAGCGTTACCAGCCGCGGGGACGATGTGATTTTTACGATGAGCAAGCTTCCCATCATCATGATGGTGATCGCCGTTCTGGCCGTACTTAACACCGTCCTGGCTTCCGTGCAGTCCCGCCGCCGGGAGTTTGGATTGATGCGTGCGGTGGGCGTGCCGGGCGGCATGGTGATGCGGATGCTCTGGGCGGAAACGCTGATGGTTTCCCTGTGCTCCGTTGTCATGAGTCTTGTGCTGGGAGTCCTGGGCGCCTGGTGCTCCATCCAGATTTTGGAATACGGCTATCACTTCGGCGTCGTTACTCCTCCTGTCACGATGCCTTGGGCGCATCTGGCCTGTGCTGTGCTTTTGGTGCTTTCCCTCTCATCCTTGGCGTGCCTTCTGCCTGCGTGGCGCATGAAGCATGCGTCCGTAACGGATTTGCTTTCCGTTCGCGAGGGGTAG
- a CDS encoding ABC transporter ATP-binding protein: protein MSSPVISVSHLKRGFKSGSGSITVLKDISLTVNRGEFVAVMGASGSGKSTLLNVLGGLLAPDSGTVTVDGMDLGSMSDASLTVYRRDRVGFIFQMFNLVGTLNVEENILLPSLAGGRRVAPAALDAMIEKVGLSHRRHAMPDTLSGGEQQRVAIARALVSGPALVLADEPTGNLDSENTRLMGDLFRDLHRAQGCAFVLVTHAPDVAMWADRVIVLKDGSIVDDRSTAEFAGPAELSSFYERTLNDAL from the coding sequence ATGAGTTCCCCCGTCATTTCCGTCAGCCATCTCAAGCGCGGTTTCAAATCCGGTTCCGGGAGTATAACTGTGCTGAAAGATATCAGCCTTACCGTGAACCGGGGAGAGTTCGTCGCCGTGATGGGCGCAAGCGGCTCCGGAAAAAGTACTCTGCTGAACGTGCTGGGAGGGCTGCTGGCTCCGGATTCCGGCACGGTGACGGTGGATGGGATGGATCTCGGTTCCATGTCGGATGCCTCCCTGACGGTGTACCGGCGGGACCGTGTAGGGTTCATTTTCCAGATGTTTAACCTGGTGGGCACCTTGAACGTGGAGGAAAACATTCTGTTGCCGTCCCTGGCGGGAGGCAGGAGGGTGGCTCCCGCCGCCCTGGACGCCATGATTGAAAAGGTTGGACTGTCTCACCGTCGGCATGCCATGCCTGATACGCTCAGCGGCGGGGAGCAGCAGCGCGTGGCGATTGCCCGTGCATTGGTCTCCGGTCCCGCTCTGGTGCTGGCGGATGAGCCTACGGGCAACCTGGATTCTGAAAATACCCGGCTTATGGGAGATTTGTTCCGGGATTTGCATCGTGCGCAAGGTTGTGCTTTTGTCCTGGTGACGCATGCGCCGGACGTAGCCATGTGGGCGGATCGTGTAATCGTACTCAAGGACGGCAGCATTGTGGACGACAGATCCACAGCGGAATTTGCCGGTCCTGCGGAATTGTCCTCCTTCTATGAACGTACGCTGAATGACGCCTTATGA
- a CDS encoding TonB-dependent receptor translates to MNTPRHRRQGRGLHRAAAIGSLLVLGQSAYAETKAAAAEEGVQEMPERVMTIRSRSLRAETVSSATLTNMKTEEVPQTVNVITRDLMDSKGSDSLVEALRMDSSVNTGGDMLLSRTADQYTIRGFAGSDVQIGNMPLPRGMGYGMDTSLIENIEIVKGPIGSISGGQTSTLGAYGAGGSINLILKEPDFLERTELTAYARLSHHGQKYRATIDDTRYRGDETNGFALRTVVAAEYERPFWLSNGANGGQKYTVSPIFRWQHDSRTKTVLTTSFQYQNSPTTMGIPVLGGHFVGPYDAWYGSPSGRLNSKSLLAMLDFERKLEKIWTIRIGGGIGYSDVDYNVWGISSSAGRGTSTADYYNQMIASGKAKYEAAWSDEWNINWNFYSNALAEFKTGQVKHEALMGVSYTGSSTYGDGSSLVTNATANTNGYFSLYNPPPFFPAGRDYSGANATDTVVQRAGFLLQDVLSYGQWRFLAGVRGDAHFSLDNNYAFAWSPRFGITRMFGERVALFANAARTSAPNFGYLDENGKELTDSWRTDQMEFGFRVSPVDKVWFSASWFDIIQNNTPVAIDGYTNRYYSDGSKRAEGVELSLNGEITKNWSSYLSYTYTRTKNRTTGEVYPTIAPNALALWQKYRIDGGLLNGTVLGLGYRCKDSYYATFRGAKIADNYTIPSYSVFDFTVEIPLPESKWLKDATLRLAVYNIFDKKYVQSTRHAVQCTVGEPRTFEVGLKTTF, encoded by the coding sequence ATGAATACCCCCCGCCATCGCCGCCAGGGGCGCGGCCTGCACCGTGCTGCCGCCATTGGGAGCCTGCTTGTTCTCGGACAATCTGCCTATGCCGAGACAAAGGCCGCCGCCGCAGAGGAAGGCGTGCAGGAAATGCCGGAACGCGTGATGACCATCCGTTCCAGGTCCCTGCGGGCGGAAACGGTCAGTTCCGCTACTCTCACGAACATGAAGACGGAGGAAGTTCCGCAAACGGTAAACGTCATTACAAGGGACCTGATGGATTCCAAGGGGTCCGATTCCCTGGTGGAAGCGCTGCGTATGGATTCCTCCGTCAATACGGGTGGGGACATGCTTTTGTCCCGTACGGCGGACCAGTACACCATCCGCGGCTTTGCCGGCAGTGATGTTCAGATCGGCAATATGCCCCTCCCGCGAGGCATGGGGTATGGCATGGATACGTCCCTGATAGAAAATATTGAGATTGTCAAAGGCCCCATCGGTTCCATTTCCGGCGGTCAGACCAGTACGCTCGGGGCATACGGCGCCGGCGGTTCCATCAACCTGATCCTGAAGGAGCCTGATTTCCTGGAACGGACGGAGTTGACGGCTTACGCCCGCCTTTCCCATCACGGGCAGAAATACCGCGCAACGATTGACGATACCCGGTACAGGGGGGATGAAACGAATGGATTTGCCCTGCGCACGGTGGTAGCCGCCGAGTATGAACGCCCGTTCTGGCTGAGCAACGGAGCCAACGGAGGCCAGAAGTACACGGTGTCCCCCATTTTCCGCTGGCAGCATGATTCCCGCACCAAGACGGTGCTGACGACCAGTTTCCAGTATCAGAATTCTCCGACGACCATGGGCATCCCTGTGCTGGGCGGCCATTTTGTGGGGCCGTATGACGCTTGGTACGGTTCTCCGAGCGGAAGGCTTAATTCCAAATCCCTGCTGGCGATGCTGGATTTCGAACGCAAGCTGGAAAAGATATGGACGATCCGCATTGGCGGCGGTATTGGGTACAGCGATGTGGACTATAATGTCTGGGGCATTTCCTCTTCCGCTGGGAGAGGAACCAGCACGGCGGATTATTACAACCAGATGATTGCTTCCGGAAAGGCCAAATATGAAGCCGCCTGGAGCGACGAGTGGAATATCAACTGGAATTTTTATTCCAACGCACTGGCGGAATTTAAGACCGGGCAGGTGAAGCATGAAGCCCTAATGGGCGTTTCTTACACGGGGAGCAGCACTTATGGAGACGGTTCCAGCCTGGTGACAAACGCCACCGCAAATACGAACGGCTATTTTTCCCTGTACAATCCTCCTCCTTTTTTCCCTGCAGGGCGCGATTATTCCGGCGCCAATGCGACGGATACCGTGGTGCAGAGGGCTGGTTTTCTGCTGCAGGATGTCCTCAGTTATGGACAGTGGCGTTTTCTGGCCGGCGTTCGCGGTGACGCGCATTTCAGCCTGGACAATAATTATGCGTTTGCGTGGAGCCCCCGCTTCGGAATTACCCGCATGTTCGGCGAACGCGTAGCGTTGTTCGCCAACGCAGCCCGTACCTCCGCCCCCAACTTCGGGTATCTGGATGAAAACGGGAAGGAATTGACCGATTCCTGGCGTACGGACCAGATGGAATTCGGGTTCCGGGTCAGCCCGGTTGATAAGGTGTGGTTTTCCGCTTCCTGGTTTGACATCATCCAGAATAATACGCCTGTTGCCATAGACGGATATACCAACCGGTACTATTCGGACGGCTCCAAGAGGGCGGAAGGCGTGGAACTTTCCCTGAACGGGGAAATAACCAAGAATTGGAGTTCCTATCTTTCCTACACCTACACCCGCACCAAGAACCGGACCACCGGGGAAGTGTATCCCACGATTGCTCCGAATGCTCTGGCCCTCTGGCAGAAGTACCGCATTGACGGAGGGTTGCTGAACGGTACGGTGCTGGGCTTGGGCTACCGCTGCAAGGATTCCTATTACGCTACGTTCCGGGGCGCAAAAATTGCGGACAACTACACCATCCCCTCCTATAGCGTATTCGACTTTACGGTGGAAATCCCCCTGCCGGAATCCAAATGGCTGAAAGATGCCACGCTGAGGCTGGCTGTGTATAATATCTTCGATAAAAAGTACGTGCAGTCCACCCGCCATGCCGTGCAGTGCACGGTGGGAGAGCCGCGCACGTTTGAAGTAGGCCTGAAGACCACGTTTTAA
- a CDS encoding prephenate dehydrogenase — MREYSRKQLFFSSVAILGPGLLGGSLALAVRKQLPHVHVRLWGRREEPLEYARSSGAAHVASTRMEEVVEGADLVVLATPVGVMPRLVSDMLPLLKPGVLVTDVGSVKGCVHQAVGSVLKKAGVAFIGSHPMAGSEKQGMEHASGDLFRDATCILTNDEHVHEDVLLLLQRFWERVGCHCIRMKAADHDSSVARISHIPHALSALCVHSALDGGDVKLLGLVSAGGFRDTTRVSMGEPSMWAEILEENAPAVLERLDEALSQLGQVRNWLATGDKEALREWLKAAAESRAQALGL, encoded by the coding sequence ATGAGAGAATATTCCAGAAAGCAGCTTTTTTTCTCCTCCGTCGCCATTCTCGGCCCCGGCCTTCTGGGCGGGTCCCTGGCGCTGGCCGTCAGGAAGCAGTTGCCGCATGTGCACGTGCGCTTGTGGGGCAGGAGGGAAGAACCGTTGGAATATGCCCGTTCTTCCGGAGCCGCCCATGTCGCTTCCACCCGGATGGAAGAGGTGGTGGAGGGGGCGGATCTGGTTGTGCTGGCTACCCCGGTTGGCGTGATGCCCCGCCTTGTTTCCGATATGCTTCCTTTATTGAAACCGGGAGTACTGGTAACGGATGTGGGTTCCGTGAAGGGGTGTGTTCACCAGGCCGTGGGCTCCGTGCTGAAGAAAGCTGGCGTGGCGTTTATCGGCTCCCATCCCATGGCCGGTTCCGAAAAGCAGGGTATGGAGCATGCTTCCGGGGACCTCTTCCGGGATGCGACCTGCATCCTGACGAATGACGAGCATGTGCATGAAGATGTGCTGCTGTTGCTCCAGAGGTTCTGGGAGCGTGTGGGCTGCCATTGCATCCGGATGAAAGCGGCGGATCATGATTCTTCCGTGGCACGCATTTCCCACATACCTCATGCTTTGTCTGCCCTGTGCGTCCACAGCGCCCTGGACGGTGGGGATGTGAAGCTGCTGGGGCTGGTATCCGCCGGAGGTTTCCGTGATACTACCCGCGTTTCCATGGGGGAACCGTCCATGTGGGCTGAAATTCTGGAGGAAAATGCTCCTGCTGTTCTGGAGCGTCTGGATGAAGCCCTGTCCCAGCTGGGACAAGTGAGGAATTGGCTGGCTACAGGGGATAAGGAGGCATTGCGGGAATGGCTGAAGGCCGCGGCGGAGAGCCGGGCGCAGGCATTGGGTTTGTGA